The Pseudomonadota bacterium DNA segment TTCCACAATAAACACGAATCAAAAAACCATCATAGTTTTCGCTCCAGGCGAAACATATTGCAATCACATCGTTGAGAGGGTCTTATGAACACTTCAAGAATGGCTCGTTATACCGTCCTCATTTCGTTGTTACTGCTCACCACCGGCTGCCTGCCGCCTCATCCCCCGCTGCCGCCCCATCCGGGAAAGGTGATCAACAGGCTTCATCGCTATCACTATTTCCCGGGCGCCCAGGTCTATTTCAGCCCGGTGGAGAGGATCTACTTCTATGAAGACGGCGGCGTCTGGCTGTCCGCGCCGATTCTGCCTCCCCATATCCACATCGACATCAACAGCAGGGTCGATATCGACCTCGACGGACCACGGCCATATATCTACCACCAGCGCACCAGAACAAAATTCCCGCCCGGTCTGCGTAAAGAAAAACACCAGGAACAGCGGGAGAGGTGGGAGGATAAACAGGACCGGAAAAAAGAGCGGGTCGAAGAGCGGCAGGATCGGAAGGACGACCGGAAAGAGCGGAAAGAAGATGTCGAAAAACGGCGCGATCGCCGCGATGACCGGGACGAATGGAAGGAAGACCGGAAGGGCAGGAAAGATAAAAAAGACAAACGTCGCGGAAAAGAAGACGATGACGACCGGCAAGAGAGAGATGATGACCGGGGCCGCGGGAAAAGGCCGGGATTACGATAGACCATCTCATCTTGGAAGCGGAAAATGGACCAGGCTGATCGCGACGAACTTCGGACCCGGATGATGACCGAAATCGTCAAGGTGAAAAAAGACATCCTCGCTCTTCAGGATCTTGCCCGGCCGGTCGAACCGGATAACGCCATCGGCCGCCTGACCAGGATGGAAGCGATCTCCGCCAGGGGGATCAGCGAAGCGAAATTGAAAGACGCGAAAAACAGGCTGATCATGCTGGATCAGGCCCTGAGCAGAGCAGACAGTAAAAACTTCGGCAACTGCAGAGAGTGTGGCGATCCGATCAGGATCGCCAGATTGAAACTCCTGCCCGAAACGACTCTCTGCGTAGAATGCGCCCAGGGGTAGCGATGGCGAAAAAAAATCCCGCCGTTGGTGAACAGCAAACCGAACAGTTCACCGAGGAACAGAGGCACCGCAGGGCGTGGCTGCAGTATGCCCTGCAAACGCCGCAACCGTATCGTCGTTCAGACGGGGAGTTCCTTCCTGCCGGAATCGCTACCTTCATCAGAAAGCTACTTCTTTCCGGATAATCCAAAAACTGGGCCTTTTCCCTGAAGCACTTTTTACCACTGAAACTCCGTCGGCCACAGGCGTCTCTCCCAGGGTCTAATCGAACAAAGTTTTCCCGGTTTCCTCTCCGGCATCTCGCACACCGCCAGACGATTCTTGATGAGACTCAACTTTGTCCGTCTCGTAAAAAACCACGAGACGTACGGACAGCACCATTTATTTAATCGCTTCCTGCTCCATGCCTCTCGTGTACCGGTTTCATGCTGAACAGGTTCCTGATATCCTCCAGCACGTAGTAGATGGTCGGGATCAGCAGCAGGGTGATGCCGGTGGCAAAGAGAATTCCGAAGGCGAGGCTGATCGCCATCGGGATCAGGAACTGGGCCTGGGTGCTCGTTTCCATGATCATCGGCGCGAGACCGAAGAAGGTGGTCAGCGAGGTCAGGAGAATCGGCCGGAAACGGCGCTGCCCGGCCAAAAGGATCGCCTCATGGACCTCTTCCCCCTCCGCCCTGCTCTGGTTGATCCGGTCGATCATCAAGAGCGAGTCGTTGACCACCACCCCGGAAAGGGCGACGATCCCGAAGAGGCTTAAAATGCTCAGGTCGTAGCCGGTCAACAGGTGGCCCAGGATGGCGCCGACAATCCCGAAGGGGATGGCGGTCATGATCAGGAGCGGCTGGCTGTAGCTCTTGAACGGAATGGCGAGAAGCGCATACATCACAAACAGAGCAAGGATAAAACCCCTGCCCATCGACTGCATCGAG contains these protein-coding regions:
- a CDS encoding TraR/DksA C4-type zinc finger protein; this translates as MDQADRDELRTRMMTEIVKVKKDILALQDLARPVEPDNAIGRLTRMEAISARGISEAKLKDAKNRLIMLDQALSRADSKNFGNCRECGDPIRIARLKLLPETTLCVECAQG